In Myxocyprinus asiaticus isolate MX2 ecotype Aquarium Trade chromosome 32, UBuf_Myxa_2, whole genome shotgun sequence, one genomic interval encodes:
- the LOC127423092 gene encoding rho GTPase-activating protein 22-like isoform X2, whose protein sequence is MAAMLSPKIRQTRRARSKSMVMGEASRGSCRPTSPGLQEGAVKAGWLKKQRSIMKNWQLRWFVLRADHLYFYKDEEETKPQGCIPLRGSQVNELTANPEEPGRHLFEIVPGGAGEKDKAGISHESFLLMANSQSDIDDWVKAIRRVIWAPFGGGKNQMESSTLLQMNCFISTGIFGQHLDDTIQFERKFGPRLAPLLVEQCVDFIREQGLDEEGLFRMPGQANLVKDLQEAFDCGDKPQFDSNTDVHTVASLLKLYLRELPEPVIPFCKYDDFLTCAQLLAKDEEEGIQELGKLVKTLPAANFNLLKYICK, encoded by the exons ATGGCAGCCATGCTGAGTCCTAAGATCAGGCAGACCAGGAGAG CCAGGTCAAAGAGCATGGTGATGGGTGAGGCATCCCGTGGCTCATGTCGGCCCACCTCACCGGGCCTCCAAGAGGGGGCAGTAAAGGCTGGCTGGCTGAAGAAGCAGAGGAGCATCATGAAGAATTGGCAGCTGCGCTGGTTTGTGCTACGGGCTGACCATCTATACTTCTACAAGGACGAGGAGGAGACCAAACCACAG GGCTGCATCCCACTGAGGGGCAGCCAAGTGAATGAGTTGACAGCCAACCCAGAAGAGCCTGGTCGACACCTTTTTGAGATTGTGCCAG gaggag CTGGTGAGAAAGACAAAGCTGGAATAAGTCATGAGTCTTTTCTGCTCATGGCCAACTCCCAAAGTGACATAGACGACTGGGTGAAGGCCATCAGACGGGTCATATGGGCTCCGTTCGGAGGAGGTAAAAACCAGATGGAATCAAGCACT TTATTACAAATGAATTGCTTCATCTCTACAGGCATATTTGGGCAGCATTTAGATGACACCATCCAGTTTGAAAGGAAGTTTGGTCCTCGCCTCGCCCCTCTCTTGGTTGAGCAGTGTGTGGATTTCATCAGGGAACAGGGACTTGATGAAGAAGGCCTGTTCCGGATGCCAGGGCAAGCCAACCTCGTGAAGGACCTTCAGGAAGCCTTTGACTGCGGAGATAAGCCTCAGTTTGACAG TAACACTGATGTCCACACTGTGGCTTCCCTGCTGAAGCTGTACCTCAGAGAGCTGCCTGAGCCTGTCATCCCCTTCTGCAAGTATGATGACTTCCTCACTTGTGCTCAGCTCCTGGCCAAAGATGAGGAGGAG GGAATACAAGAATTAGGCAAGCTAGTGAAGACCCTTCCAGCTGCTAATTTCAACCTTCTGAAATATATATGCAAGTAA